Proteins from one Desulfonema limicola genomic window:
- the purM gene encoding phosphoribosylformylglycinamidine cyclo-ligase: MLKPITYADAGVDIDKAGKLVNVIKDIAKQTPRQGVMGDIGGFGGLFSLNVSNLQHPVLVSSTDGVGTKLKIAFMMDKHDTLGIDLVAMCVNDIVVQGAKPLFFLDYLSIGTLDSRVVTDLVKGVGEGCKLANCALIGGETAEMPGLYQENEYDMAGFSVGIVDNDKIIDGSEIRIGHCLISIPSSGLHSNGYSLVRKICFDILKLEIDKHMPEFGKTLGEELLTPTKIYSETVQNIIRDIPIHGLAHITGGGIEENIVRVIPDACNVLMHRDSWHIPPVFHFLKQAGNVSEYEMFRTFNNGIGMIAVVPEKSAADVLQRLSAMNEDARVVGEIVGRKSSGSRVKWNT, from the coding sequence ATGTTAAAACCAATAACTTATGCAGATGCTGGAGTTGATATTGATAAGGCCGGCAAGCTTGTAAATGTAATCAAGGATATTGCAAAGCAGACACCCCGCCAGGGTGTTATGGGAGACATAGGAGGTTTTGGGGGGCTTTTTTCCTTAAATGTTTCCAATTTGCAGCATCCTGTGCTTGTAAGTTCAACAGATGGTGTAGGAACCAAGCTCAAGATTGCTTTTATGATGGATAAACACGATACTCTGGGTATAGACCTGGTTGCAATGTGTGTTAATGATATAGTTGTTCAGGGTGCCAAGCCTTTGTTTTTCCTTGATTATTTATCCATAGGAACCCTTGACAGCAGGGTTGTAACTGATCTTGTAAAAGGCGTGGGAGAAGGATGTAAACTTGCTAACTGCGCTCTTATAGGGGGCGAAACTGCCGAGATGCCGGGGCTGTATCAGGAAAATGAGTATGATATGGCTGGTTTTTCTGTTGGTATTGTGGATAATGACAAAATTATTGACGGTTCGGAAATCCGTATAGGACATTGTCTTATTTCAATCCCTTCAAGCGGTCTGCACAGTAATGGATATTCTCTTGTCCGCAAGATATGTTTTGATATTTTAAAACTTGAGATTGACAAACATATGCCTGAATTTGGCAAAACATTAGGCGAAGAACTCCTGACACCTACAAAAATATATTCAGAAACTGTTCAAAATATTATCAGGGATATTCCCATACACGGGCTTGCTCACATAACAGGCGGGGGTATTGAAGAAAATATTGTCAGGGTTATTCCTGATGCCTGTAATGTGCTTATGCACCGTGATTCATGGCATATTCCCCCTGTATTTCATTTTTTAAAACAGGCAGGCAATGTTTCGGAATATGAGATGTTCAGAACTTTTAATAACGGTATCGGCATGATAGCAGTGGTTCCTGAAAAATCTGCTGCAGATGTACTGCAAAGACTTAGTGCCATGAACGAGGATGCCAGGGTTGTAGGTGAAATAGTCGGACGAAAGAGTTCCGGATCAAGGGTAAAGTGGAATACATAG
- a CDS encoding aminotransferase class I/II-fold pyridoxal phosphate-dependent enzyme, which yields MREFARLDRLPPYVFASVNEIKMRARRAGADIIDLGMGNPDIGTPEHIVDKLTEAAQKPHNHRYSASMGIRKLRMAVSDWYKERFDVDIDPETEAIVTIGVKEGMSHLILVAVRPGDVIFTPNPTYPIHPYSAIIAGGDVRGIPVGPQEDFFENLMNATKQTWPRPKILIISYPHNPTTEVVDLDFFQKIVDYAKEHDIMIIHDFAYADLTFDGYKAPSFLQAEGAKEVGVEFFSLSKSYSMPGWRVGFCAGNAETIFALRRIKSYLDYGVFQPIQIASIIALKGDQSCVENIRHTYKTRRDALISGLSRTGWEIPSPKGTMFVWAKIPEQFRNMGSVEFAKFLIQEAQVAVSPGLGFGEYGDEYVRFALIENNMRINQAVRGIKKVM from the coding sequence ATGAGAGAATTTGCAAGACTTGACCGCCTGCCCCCATATGTATTTGCCAGTGTTAATGAAATTAAAATGCGGGCAAGGCGTGCCGGAGCAGATATTATTGATCTGGGCATGGGAAATCCTGATATTGGAACGCCTGAACATATTGTTGACAAGCTTACTGAAGCAGCACAAAAGCCCCATAATCACCGTTATTCAGCTTCCATGGGAATAAGAAAACTCAGAATGGCTGTATCAGACTGGTACAAGGAAAGATTTGATGTAGACATTGATCCTGAAACCGAAGCTATTGTAACCATTGGGGTTAAAGAAGGAATGTCCCATCTGATCCTGGTGGCAGTCAGGCCTGGAGATGTTATATTTACTCCTAATCCTACATATCCAATTCATCCATATTCAGCTATTATTGCAGGCGGGGATGTCAGGGGTATTCCTGTGGGACCCCAGGAAGATTTTTTTGAAAACCTCATGAACGCAACAAAGCAGACCTGGCCCAGACCCAAGATACTGATAATAAGCTATCCTCATAATCCAACAACTGAAGTGGTTGATCTTGATTTTTTTCAAAAGATCGTAGATTATGCAAAAGAGCATGATATAATGATAATTCATGATTTTGCTTATGCAGACCTGACATTTGACGGTTATAAAGCACCCAGCTTTCTTCAGGCTGAAGGAGCAAAAGAGGTGGGGGTAGAGTTTTTCTCCCTGTCCAAAAGCTACAGTATGCCAGGATGGAGGGTGGGGTTCTGTGCAGGTAATGCTGAAACCATATTTGCTTTGCGCCGGATTAAGAGCTACCTGGATTATGGTGTATTTCAACCCATTCAGATAGCTTCAATTATTGCATTAAAAGGGGATCAAAGCTGTGTGGAAAATATAAGACATACATATAAAACAAGGCGTGATGCCCTTATTTCAGGACTGAGCCGTACAGGATGGGAAATACCAAGCCCCAAAGGCACCATGTTTGTCTGGGCAAAGATACCTGAACAGTTCAGGAATATGGGTTCTGTTGAATTTGCCAAATTCCTGATACAAGAAGCCCAGGTAGCAGTATCTCCAGGTCTGGGGTTTGGAGAATATGGAGATGAATATGTCAGATTTGCCTTGATTGAAAACAATATGCGTATCAATCAGGCTGTCCGGGGGATTAAAAAGGTCATGTAA
- a CDS encoding homoserine dehydrogenase gives MKKINVGLLGFGTVGTGVAKILINNKDILHARLGVDLNLKYIADIDTKTDRGIQLEPGILINDAARVIDDPEIDIIVEMIGGQGAAKEFILKAIDKGKHVVTANKALLASQGAEIVKAADKKGVELGYEASVGGCMPIIKSVRESLAGNKINSMTGILNGTCNYILSKITDDGSSFEDALAQAQAKGFAEADPTLDIEGFDTAHKLAVLNALAYGMEINLNDIYIEGISKITPLDIAFAWEFGYKVKLLAIGKYNGNSVEARVHPTMISLDNPLSNVNGSLNAVTISADATGDMMLYGHGAGMMPTGSAVVGDIADIARNIVSGSKNRIPILSYKPDAVKKIPVMPVDEIFTNYYFRFAAADRPGVLSKIAGILGKFNISISSVHQKGREIQGSVPIVMLTHTAKEADVKKALEEIQNLDVVTDKPVLIRIEE, from the coding sequence ATGAAAAAAATTAATGTGGGTTTGCTTGGATTTGGTACTGTGGGAACAGGCGTTGCAAAAATACTGATTAATAATAAAGATATTCTCCATGCCAGGCTTGGAGTTGATCTCAACCTGAAATATATTGCTGATATTGATACAAAAACCGACAGGGGTATTCAGCTGGAACCAGGCATTCTTATAAATGATGCTGCCAGAGTAATTGATGATCCTGAGATTGATATAATTGTTGAAATGATCGGCGGTCAGGGAGCTGCAAAAGAGTTTATTTTAAAAGCCATTGATAAAGGCAAGCATGTGGTAACAGCTAACAAGGCACTTCTGGCAAGCCAGGGAGCTGAGATTGTAAAAGCTGCAGATAAAAAAGGGGTGGAACTTGGTTATGAAGCCAGTGTCGGGGGATGTATGCCTATTATTAAATCTGTTCGTGAATCCCTTGCGGGCAATAAAATTAATTCCATGACCGGCATATTAAACGGCACATGCAACTATATTTTATCCAAAATAACAGATGACGGCAGTTCTTTTGAGGATGCTCTTGCACAGGCCCAGGCAAAAGGTTTTGCAGAAGCAGACCCAACCCTTGATATAGAAGGTTTTGATACAGCCCATAAACTGGCTGTTTTAAACGCCCTGGCTTACGGCATGGAAATCAATCTAAATGATATATATATAGAAGGAATTTCAAAGATTACTCCTCTGGATATAGCTTTTGCCTGGGAATTTGGATATAAGGTAAAACTGCTGGCTATTGGTAAATATAATGGAAACAGTGTAGAAGCCAGAGTCCATCCTACCATGATTTCTCTTGATAATCCTTTGTCCAATGTAAATGGCAGCTTAAATGCTGTTACCATATCTGCAGACGCAACAGGAGATATGATGCTTTACGGACATGGAGCAGGCATGATGCCTACTGGAAGCGCGGTAGTAGGGGATATTGCAGACATTGCCAGAAATATTGTATCAGGTTCAAAAAACAGAATTCCAATACTTTCATATAAGCCTGATGCTGTTAAAAAGATTCCTGTAATGCCTGTAGATGAAATATTTACCAACTATTATTTCAGATTTGCAGCAGCAGACCGGCCCGGGGTTTTATCCAAAATAGCAGGTATCCTGGGTAAATTTAATATCAGTATTTCATCTGTCCACCAAAAAGGCAGGGAAATACAAGGCTCTGTACCTATTGTAATGCTGACCCATACAGCTAAGGAAGCAGATGTAAAAAAAGCCCTGGAAGAGATACAAAACCTTGATGTTGTAACAGACAAACCTGTTCTTATCAGGATAGAAGAATAA
- a CDS encoding methylenetetrahydrofolate reductase, with the protein MKSGSNLEKVLKAGHFAFTGELGPPRGSNVQAVREKAAPLKGMVDSVNITDNQTAMVRMSSWAASLIAIEEGLEPNYQMVCRDRNRLAMQGDILGASAHGIKNLLCLSGDHQQFGDHPNAKGVFDIDSTQLIRMVKTMRDEGKFLGGAKIEGPPKMFIGAAANPFAEPFEWRVHRLAKKIEAGADFIQTQCIYNMKKMREWVKQANDMGLTEKIYILAGVTPMKSLGMARYMKNSVPGMDVPDDVIKRLQGAGKGKYAEEGIKMACEQIEEFKEMKGIAGVHLMAIEWEHKVPEIAERAGVLPRPVFDDKE; encoded by the coding sequence ATGAAATCAGGAAGTAATTTGGAGAAGGTTCTGAAAGCTGGACATTTTGCTTTTACAGGTGAACTTGGACCCCCGCGGGGTTCAAATGTTCAGGCTGTCAGGGAAAAGGCAGCCCCTTTAAAAGGAATGGTGGATTCAGTCAACATTACAGATAACCAGACAGCCATGGTGCGTATGTCCAGTTGGGCTGCATCTCTTATTGCAATTGAAGAAGGACTTGAACCCAATTACCAGATGGTATGCCGTGACCGCAATCGCCTGGCTATGCAGGGGGATATATTGGGTGCATCTGCTCATGGCATAAAAAATCTGCTCTGTCTTTCCGGGGATCATCAGCAGTTTGGGGATCATCCAAATGCTAAAGGGGTTTTTGACATAGACTCCACCCAGTTAATCAGAATGGTTAAAACAATGCGCGATGAAGGCAAGTTTCTTGGCGGTGCAAAAATTGAAGGCCCCCCAAAGATGTTCATCGGAGCTGCTGCCAATCCTTTTGCAGAACCTTTTGAATGGAGGGTTCACCGCCTGGCTAAAAAGATTGAGGCAGGCGCTGATTTTATCCAGACCCAATGCATATATAATATGAAAAAAATGAGGGAATGGGTAAAACAGGCCAATGATATGGGGCTGACAGAAAAGATTTACATACTAGCTGGTGTTACACCGATGAAAAGTCTTGGTATGGCACGATACATGAAAAATAGTGTTCCAGGCATGGATGTTCCTGATGATGTTATAAAACGTCTTCAGGGAGCAGGAAAAGGCAAATATGCTGAAGAAGGCATTAAAATGGCCTGTGAACAGATAGAAGAGTTTAAAGAAATGAAAGGTATTGCAGGAGTACATCTTATGGCAATTGAATGGGAACATAAGGTTCCTGAAATTGCTGAACGTGCAGGCGTTCTGCCAAGACCCGTCTTTGATGACAAAGAATAA
- a CDS encoding HAD family hydrolase, with the protein MPLAVFDLDHTLLNGDSNKSWNDFIAQENLVDRESHIKTNAEFSNDYHAGRLDIEAYIEFTMKILPCFDMDFLKNLRTRFIDIVVKPMITKKSLDLLARHRSKGDFLLLMTATNRFVAEPIADCLKMDELLCSEPLLIDGRYTGKMDGTACFKEGKVIHLERWLKKNKDLNLKDSWFYSDSHNDLPLLEKVDNPVAVNPDPVLLKAAEKRGWLIMDLRD; encoded by the coding sequence ATGCCTCTAGCTGTTTTTGATCTTGACCATACCTTGTTAAACGGGGACAGTAATAAATCATGGAATGATTTTATAGCTCAGGAGAACCTGGTGGACAGGGAAAGCCATATTAAGACCAATGCAGAATTCAGCAACGATTATCATGCAGGCAGGCTTGACATAGAAGCATATATAGAATTTACCATGAAAATTCTGCCGTGTTTTGATATGGACTTTCTTAAAAATCTGAGAACCCGTTTTATAGATATTGTTGTTAAACCCATGATAACAAAGAAATCACTCGATTTGCTTGCCAGACACCGCAGTAAAGGTGATTTTCTCCTGCTCATGACTGCTACAAACCGTTTTGTTGCCGAGCCTATAGCTGATTGTCTGAAAATGGATGAACTCTTGTGTTCTGAGCCTTTATTAATAGACGGCAGATATACTGGTAAAATGGACGGCACAGCATGTTTTAAAGAAGGCAAGGTTATCCATCTTGAAAGATGGCTTAAAAAAAATAAAGATTTGAATTTAAAAGATTCATGGTTTTACAGTGATTCCCACAACGACCTGCCTTTATTGGAAAAGGTTGACAACCCTGTTGCTGTAAACCCTGACCCTGTATTGCTTAAAGCTGCGGAAAAACGGGGATGGCTGATTATGGATTTGCGGGACTGA
- the brxL gene encoding protease Lon-related BREX system protein BrxL produces MAIILDELDEKLLENFRGYVVKKDLVQTLKVGENVPVFVLEYLIANSCSTRDEEAIKKGMDNVKKILSQHYVNPEESDLIHSKIRESGAYKIIDRVSVRLDPKKNTYWAQLLNCNIKNANISDKLVSEHEKLMLGGVWAIIDMKYDPERKHGSNIYPFVVENIKPIQLSNFDNSRFIENRKNFTKNEWMDVLLRSSGIEPGANGITERLKMLLISRLIPLVEKNFNFIEIGPRSTGKSYVFKELTPYAVVISGGQATVPKLFVHGTTGKVGAVGQWDAVTFDEATDRLFKDRDAVPLMKDYMESGSFSRAGAGGEITGSASIVFNGNINQPVETVLQNSHLFSPLSDEVNNDTAFLDRIHFYLPGWEMLKFAPEHFTKKFGFSTDYFSECLKAQRKLNFTDAIDKFFSLGSHLKQRDTKPVKKTVSGLIKLIHPDGQYTQKDVRKYLVFALEMRRRVKEQLKRIGGMEFWDTNFSYIDKENQEEIFVSLPEERGSHLIESTPLAPGISYTATSDGENMALVRIEAALVNGSGKLNISGVSNTGVRENIRNTYLYIQANEKKLLSEQHSLKNYDISIQVTTLLGSNISTGAGAAVYTAIMSQIYKKNLKPGLGILGNISIGGAVERVVNFADKVAMLSENGAKNVLVPMDNLNELQDLPPSVLGNTDVPFYSNSQMLMQKSILND; encoded by the coding sequence ATGGCGATTATACTGGATGAACTTGATGAAAAGCTCCTGGAAAATTTCAGGGGTTATGTTGTTAAAAAAGACCTGGTTCAAACCCTGAAGGTAGGGGAAAATGTGCCGGTATTCGTGCTTGAATACCTTATAGCCAATTCCTGCTCTACCCGTGATGAGGAAGCCATAAAAAAAGGGATGGACAATGTAAAAAAAATACTAAGCCAGCATTATGTAAACCCGGAAGAAAGCGATCTCATCCATTCAAAAATCAGGGAAAGCGGGGCATATAAAATCATAGACCGGGTAAGCGTAAGACTCGATCCAAAAAAGAATACATACTGGGCCCAGCTTTTAAACTGCAATATCAAAAATGCCAATATAAGCGACAAGCTTGTCAGCGAACATGAAAAACTCATGCTCGGCGGAGTATGGGCAATCATTGACATGAAATATGACCCTGAAAGAAAGCATGGCAGCAATATTTACCCCTTTGTAGTTGAAAACATCAAACCCATTCAATTATCTAATTTTGACAACAGCAGATTTATTGAAAACAGGAAAAACTTTACAAAAAATGAATGGATGGATGTTCTCCTGAGAAGTTCAGGCATAGAACCTGGAGCAAATGGAATTACGGAAAGATTGAAAATGCTGCTTATATCCCGCCTGATTCCCCTTGTGGAAAAAAATTTCAACTTTATTGAAATCGGACCAAGATCAACAGGCAAATCATATGTTTTTAAAGAACTGACACCCTATGCAGTTGTAATATCAGGAGGACAGGCAACAGTACCCAAACTCTTTGTACACGGCACAACCGGAAAAGTCGGGGCAGTGGGGCAGTGGGATGCAGTAACATTTGATGAAGCAACCGACAGGCTTTTTAAAGACAGGGATGCAGTGCCTTTAATGAAAGATTATATGGAATCAGGCTCATTTTCAAGAGCCGGGGCAGGCGGGGAGATTACTGGAAGTGCATCTATTGTATTTAACGGAAATATAAACCAGCCTGTTGAAACCGTATTGCAGAACTCGCATCTTTTCAGCCCTCTTTCTGATGAAGTCAATAACGACACTGCCTTTCTTGACAGGATTCATTTTTATCTGCCAGGCTGGGAGATGCTCAAATTTGCACCTGAGCATTTTACAAAAAAATTCGGTTTCAGCACAGATTATTTTTCCGAATGCTTAAAAGCCCAGAGAAAACTGAATTTCACAGATGCAATAGACAAATTTTTCTCCCTGGGTTCCCATTTAAAACAGCGGGACACCAAACCAGTTAAAAAAACAGTTTCCGGTTTAATAAAGCTTATCCATCCTGACGGGCAATACACTCAAAAAGATGTACGCAAATACCTGGTATTTGCCCTTGAAATGCGCAGAAGGGTAAAAGAGCAGTTAAAAAGAATCGGGGGCATGGAATTCTGGGATACGAATTTTTCATATATTGACAAAGAAAACCAGGAAGAAATATTTGTCTCCCTTCCTGAAGAAAGGGGAAGCCATCTCATAGAAAGCACCCCGCTGGCTCCTGGAATAAGCTATACTGCAACAAGTGACGGTGAAAATATGGCACTGGTGCGTATTGAAGCTGCTCTTGTAAATGGTTCAGGGAAACTGAATATCTCAGGAGTAAGCAATACAGGGGTAAGGGAAAATATCAGGAATACATATCTATATATACAGGCAAATGAAAAAAAATTATTAAGCGAACAGCATTCCCTGAAAAATTATGATATTTCCATCCAGGTAACAACCCTTCTAGGCTCAAATATCAGCACTGGAGCAGGTGCTGCCGTCTATACGGCAATCATGTCCCAGATTTATAAAAAAAACCTGAAACCAGGTCTTGGAATCTTAGGAAACATTTCAATAGGCGGGGCGGTTGAGCGTGTTGTAAATTTTGCTGACAAGGTTGCAATGCTTTCTGAAAACGGGGCAAAAAATGTCCTGGTTCCAATGGATAATCTAAACGAACTCCAGGATCTGCCACCATCTGTTCTCGGGAATACAGACGTGCCGTTTTACTCAAATTCCCAGATGCTCATGCAGAAATCTATCTTAAACGATTAA
- a CDS encoding PglZ domain-containing protein: MIDKWFTQDIEKILKEKNRIVISAPDKNAGFLLKLIPEKYPVFQTGNEIQELKAKYEIEKNYPDKKIIIFTDTPREKMKFIREYCETCGCIDIKYLHNYVKEKVHRTLELNLPLTPDEVATAAKISIGKTDDYWRDLAHKGKSRLFDIGAEIHPFLNNPGEYCNKLDNQVKKEFLSRLNKWLGRENIEQPPETLAKEAAEKILGSLITGSGEKKFKEVYKKWADSKKYEQSLDHYISETVHGFGDNIWSADVSHPFTSLDRLWVIDICRNLDNREYIQGKLDIIRKRDADKTGKKLYKTLWQDILSFLEFKTDAINSLSTFDKTLEFYTRHFYKLDTAVRRLYSFFLNEPEIIQPVHEYYTSILTLFLDKWHTSFKDYRENQTGLIEQILDNEPGKCAIIAGDGITYEISVIVGEKLKNRYKTNCKFILADFPSTTENNMSRIYMKTGSIEPVHKKREEYLLDKYNEKIGFISLDKVSYSTGNTQYLVCTCKDIDSIAEKMQQNALKFISQIEKELAEKIGQLIKCGYKKVYLTSDHGFVLTGLLSESDKIEFDFKGKTEKSERFVKTAEKQEKTENLVEIKQSGEEFNYIYFIKAADPLKQKECTAIPTAAYHPRN, from the coding sequence ATGATAGATAAATGGTTCACACAAGACATAGAAAAAATACTCAAGGAAAAAAACAGGATAGTAATTTCCGCACCAGATAAAAACGCTGGTTTCCTGCTCAAGCTTATCCCTGAAAAATACCCTGTATTTCAAACCGGAAATGAAATTCAAGAACTCAAGGCAAAATATGAAATAGAAAAAAATTATCCAGACAAAAAAATTATTATCTTTACAGACACACCCCGTGAAAAAATGAAATTCATAAGGGAATACTGCGAGACCTGCGGATGTATTGATATTAAATATCTTCATAATTACGTCAAAGAAAAGGTTCACCGCACACTGGAACTAAACCTGCCTTTAACCCCTGATGAAGTTGCCACAGCCGCAAAAATCAGCATTGGAAAAACCGATGATTACTGGCGTGATCTTGCACACAAAGGAAAATCAAGACTCTTTGACATTGGCGCAGAAATACACCCTTTTTTAAACAATCCAGGGGAATACTGCAATAAACTGGATAACCAGGTAAAAAAAGAATTTTTAAGCAGGTTAAACAAATGGCTTGGCAGGGAAAACATAGAACAGCCCCCGGAAACCCTGGCAAAAGAAGCGGCTGAAAAAATACTTGGCTCACTGATTACAGGCAGCGGTGAAAAAAAATTCAAAGAAGTATATAAAAAATGGGCAGATTCAAAAAAATACGAGCAATCCCTGGATCACTACATCTCTGAAACCGTACATGGTTTTGGAGATAACATCTGGTCAGCGGATGTATCCCATCCTTTTACCAGCCTGGACAGGCTTTGGGTAATTGACATATGCAGAAACCTGGACAACAGGGAATATATCCAGGGCAAACTTGACATAATAAGAAAAAGGGACGCAGACAAGACCGGGAAAAAGCTGTACAAAACCCTGTGGCAGGATATTTTATCCTTCCTGGAATTTAAAACGGACGCAATAAACAGCCTCAGCACCTTTGACAAAACCCTGGAATTTTACACCAGGCATTTTTATAAACTGGATACTGCAGTAAGAAGGCTGTATTCTTTTTTCTTAAATGAACCAGAAATAATTCAGCCTGTTCATGAATATTACACCAGCATTTTGACCCTGTTTCTTGATAAATGGCACACCAGTTTCAAAGATTACAGGGAAAACCAGACCGGTTTGATAGAACAGATTCTTGACAATGAACCCGGGAAATGCGCAATTATCGCAGGAGACGGCATAACCTATGAAATATCAGTCATTGTAGGGGAAAAACTCAAAAACAGGTATAAAACAAACTGTAAATTCATACTTGCGGACTTTCCTTCAACAACAGAAAACAACATGAGCCGGATTTACATGAAAACCGGCAGCATAGAACCGGTTCATAAAAAAAGGGAAGAATATTTACTTGATAAATACAATGAAAAAATTGGGTTCATTTCCCTTGATAAAGTCAGCTATTCAACAGGAAATACACAATACCTGGTCTGCACCTGTAAAGACATTGACAGCATTGCTGAAAAGATGCAGCAGAATGCACTGAAATTCATCTCCCAGATAGAAAAAGAGCTTGCAGAAAAGATAGGGCAGCTTATTAAATGCGGATATAAAAAGGTATATCTGACCTCGGATCACGGGTTTGTACTTACGGGCCTTCTTTCTGAATCTGACAAGATTGAATTTGATTTTAAAGGAAAAACTGAAAAAAGCGAGCGCTTTGTAAAAACCGCTGAAAAACAGGAAAAAACAGAAAACCTGGTTGAAATTAAACAATCCGGTGAAGAATTCAATTATATTTATTTCATAAAAGCAGCAGACCCTTTAAAACAAAAGGAATGTACGGCTATTCCCACGGCGGCATATCACCCCAGGAATTAA